From the genome of Danio rerio strain Tuebingen ecotype United States chromosome 2, GRCz12tu, whole genome shotgun sequence, one region includes:
- the rnf182 gene encoding E3 ubiquitin-protein ligase RNF182, whose product MMGQLPEEDLVGGFTTEELECKICYCAYSLSSRRPKVLKCCHCLCAKCLAKIHDLGESSPNAVICPFCRYITELPREDVDSLPDEYNLVSALLSFQMRKSHNLQDNQGEILLSPRRLTSLVGHSASASPTSIRSNYVVITIMEPRQESVIPSPGRDYRSSSLDSMASVTNRWTVWNCAALLCQTSARVLVWLLGLLYFSSLPLGVYLLIMQHTTIGVLMVSLVPVSLLIVMVYGLCQCLCREFWDCVPP is encoded by the coding sequence ATGATGGGACAGCTCCCGGAGGAGGATTTGGTGGGTGGATTTACCACAGAGGAACTGGAATGCAAGATCTGCTACTGTGCTTACAGCCTGTCAAGTCGACGGCCCAAAGTTCTTAAGTGCTGCCACTGTCTGTGTGCCAAGTGTCTTGCAAAAATCCACGATTTAGGTGAATCCTCTCCAAATGCGGTGATTTGTCCATTCTGCCGCTACATCACAGAACTTCCCAGAGAAGATGTGGATAGTCTACCAGATGAGTACAACTTGGTGTCAGCGCTTTTATCCTTCCAGATGAGGAAGAGTCACAACCTGCAAGACAACCAAGGTGAGATTCTCCTCAGTCCCAGACGACTCACCTCCTTGGTGGGACACTCAGCTTCAGCTTCTCCGACCTCAATTCGCTCCAATTATGTGGTGATCACCATTATGGAGCCTCGGCAAGAGTCTGTTATTCCATCTCCAGGTAGGGATTATCGATCTTCCAGCCTGGACTCAATGGCCTCAGTTACCAATAGATGGACAGTGTGGAACTGTGCGGCCCTCCTGTGCCAGACCTCTGCACGCGTCCTGGTTTGGCTGTTGGGACTGCTATACTTCAGCTCGCTGCCTCTAGGTGTGTACCTGCTAATCATGCAGCACACCACCATAGGGGTGCTGATGGTCAGTCTGGTACCTGTCAGTCTTCTCATTGTCATGGTGTACGGCCTTTGCCAATGCCTGTGCCGTGAGTTTTGGGACTGTGTACCACCGTAA
- the ranbp9 gene encoding ran-binding protein 9 (The RefSeq protein has 2 substitutions compared to this genomic sequence), with product MSGPSSGCGFLMSVVVHGDLALNEQEKELNQRLRRLYPAVNEQETPLPRSWSPKDKFSYIGLSQNNLRVHYKGHGKTPKDAASVRATHPIPAACGVYYFEVKIISKGRDGYMGIGLSAQGVNMNRLPGWDKHSYGYHGDDGHSFCSSGTGQPYGPTFTTGDVIGCCVNLINNTCFYTKNGHSLGIAFTDLPPNLYPTVGLQTPGEVVDANFGQHPFVFDIEDYMREWRTKIQSQIDRFPIGEREGEWQAMIQKMVASYLVHHSYCATAEAFAKSTDQAVHEELASIKNRQKIQKLVLSGRMGEAIETTQQLYPSLLERNPDLLFMLKVRQFIEMVNGTDSEVRCLGGRSPKSQDSYPGSPRLFNSPVHKPSSSQAYQTGFDSNYCNGVSSSKGHTSAHSHKSCPPTLSSPELGVLNGSRGQQTIVSSEVEMEVDHFSNGVSESSSNGFLNGSSTHGTEQEDCDADMEVDSTQSKRQLCGGSQAAIERMIQFGRELQSMSEHLRRERGKNSANKKMLKDAFSLLAYSDPWNSPVGYQLDSIQREPVCSTLNSAILETHNLPKQPPLALAMGQAAQCLSLMARTGSGSCAFASVDDYLH from the exons ATGTCAGGACCGTCATCGGGCTGTGGGTTTCTGATGTCGGTTGTTGTTCACGGAGACTTGGCTCTCAACGAGCAGGAAAAAGAGCTCAACCAGCGGCTTAGACGCCTTTACCCAGCCGTCAACGAACAGGAGACCCCACTGCCCAGATCCTGGAGCCCCAAAGACAAATTCAGCTACATCGGCCTGTCTCAAAACAACCTCCGGGTGCATTATAAAG GTCATGGAAAGACCCCTAAAGATGCTGCATCTGTCCGTGCAACACACCCGATTCCAGCTGCATGTGGGGTCTATTACTTTGAGGTGAAAATTATCAGTAAAGGACGAGATGG GTACATGGGGATTGGCCTGTCAGCTCAAGGTGTCAACATGAACAGACTTCCAG GTTGGGACAAACACTCATATGGCTACCATGGGGACGATGGCCACTCTTTCTGCTCTTCTGGCACTGGACAGCCCTATGGACCTACATTTACAACAGGCGATGTGATTGGCTGCTGTGTGAACCTCATCAACAATACCTGTTTTTACACAAAAAATGGCCACAGTCTAG GCATAGCTTTTACAGATTTACCG CCTAACCTGTATCCCACAGTGGGTCTACAGACCCCGGGGGAGGTCGTGGACGCCAACTTTGGGCAGCATCCATTTGTCTTTGATATTGAGGATTACATGCGGGAATGGAGAACCAAGATTCAGTCTCAGATTGACCGCTTCCCCATTGGGGAGAGAGAAGGAGAATGGCAAGCCATGATTCAAAA AATGGTGGCCTCCTATCTGGTTCACCACAGTTACTGTGCCACCGCTGAGGCCTTTGCCAAATCAACTGACCAGGCTGTACATGAGGAACTTGCATCTATCAAAAATAGACAGA AAATCCAGAAGCTGGTCCTGTCTGGCAGAATGGGAGAGGCTATAGAGACCACTCAACAGCTTTATCCCAGCCTGTTAGAGAGAAACCCAGACCTCCTCTTCATGTTGAA AGTCAGGCAGTTCATTGAGATGGTGAATGGCACTGACAGTGAGGTCAGGTGTCTTGGTGGCAGGAGCCCTAAGTCACAGGACAGTTACCCAGGCTCCCCTCGCCTCTTCAACAGCCCTGTTCACAAACCCAGCAGCTCCCAGGCTTACCAGACAG GTTTTGATAGTAATTATTGTAATGGAGTTTCATCAAGTAAAGGCCACACCTCGGCTCACAGTCACAAGTCATGTCCTCCTACCCTTCCAAGTCCTGAGCTTGGTGTCCTGAATGGTAGTAGGGGTCAGCAGACGATTGTGAG TAGCGAAGTGGAGATGGAGGTGGATCACTTCTCAAACGGAGTGTCTGAATCCTCTTCAAATGGGTTTCTGAATGGCAGCTCTACACACGGGACAGAGCCAGAGGACTGTGATGCAGATATGG AAGTGGATAGCACTCAGTCTAAGAGACAGTTGTGCGGGGGGAGCCAGGCAGCCATTGAGAGGATGATCCAGTTTGGCCGGGAGCTACAAAGCATGAGTGAGCACTTGCGCCGTGAGCGGGGCAAAAATTCAGCGAATAAGAAGATGCTCAAG GATGCATTCAGTTTGCTGGCATATTCAGATCCATGGAACAGTCCCGTGGGCTACCAGCTAGACTCCATTCAGAGAGAGCCTGTCTGTTCCACACTCAACAGTGCAATATTAG AGACTCATAACCTGCCAAAGCAGCCTCCCTTGGCTCTGGCCATGGGTCAGGCAGCTCAGTGCCTGTCCCTCATGGCTCGCACCGGCAGCGGATCCTGCGCCTTCGCATCAGTGGATGATTACCTGCACTAA